Proteins found in one Candidatus Aegiribacteria sp. genomic segment:
- a CDS encoding DUF4878 domain-containing protein, translating into MKALAVFSILLFALTMACGDGNSAGNPGDAVTEMFDALKAGDGERAVAYMSESALSEMDSQLEMIKMAPAQSAQQLSAMGIEIDAADIPDMTTKDFMVALISSPVITSLMESSEVSIGEVTIDGNTARVEVTTIVMGESETNTIDVVKEDGQWKVTEFGMNM; encoded by the coding sequence ATGAAAGCGCTTGCGGTATTTTCCATATTGCTGTTCGCTCTCACAATGGCTTGCGGCGATGGCAACAGCGCCGGTAATCCTGGCGATGCTGTAACCGAAATGTTCGATGCTCTGAAGGCAGGAGATGGCGAAAGAGCGGTCGCTTACATGTCAGAAAGCGCTCTTTCGGAAATGGATTCACAACTGGAAATGATTAAGATGGCCCCCGCACAGTCTGCACAGCAGCTGAGTGCTATGGGTATCGAGATAGATGCAGCGGATATTCCCGACATGACCACAAAGGACTTCATGGTGGCCTTGATTTCCTCTCCCGTGATAACATCCTTAATGGAATCCAGCGAAGTATCAATAGGCGAAGTTACCATTGATGGTAACACGGCACGGGTCGAAGTAACAACAATTGTAATGGGTGAATCCGAAACCAATACAATCGATGTTGTAAAGGAAGACGGTCAGTGGAAGGTTACGGAGTTCGGAATGAATATGTAA
- a CDS encoding HAD family hydrolase — protein MDFSKYAAVLFDLDGTLIDYAGAQKHAAKHIIEILELEDSPDTLKRIHEFLDGKVIQDIEACKPSAIEPGSNEMRQTFRKAGLNADPDEFIELYFEGLEEHGEPLPGVIDLLKLLHGKFTIGIVSNGSGPVQRKRLQKSGMMEYLDLIVLSCEVESAKPDPEILRFAMKLAQSKTFDTLFVGDSAGSDMGAANAAGIDFVFVQPDGNYSSPGPRILEIRKTADLSKWLKMETC, from the coding sequence GTGGATTTCAGTAAATATGCTGCTGTTCTGTTCGATCTGGACGGAACACTCATCGACTACGCCGGAGCGCAGAAGCACGCGGCGAAACATATTATAGAGATACTCGAGCTTGAGGATTCTCCGGATACGCTCAAGAGAATTCATGAATTCCTAGACGGGAAGGTTATACAGGATATCGAAGCCTGTAAACCGTCAGCCATCGAACCAGGTTCGAATGAGATGCGTCAGACCTTCAGAAAAGCAGGGCTTAACGCAGATCCCGATGAATTCATCGAACTCTACTTCGAAGGACTCGAGGAACATGGTGAACCACTTCCAGGTGTCATCGACCTCCTGAAACTTCTTCATGGAAAATTCACGATTGGAATAGTTTCCAACGGTTCTGGACCGGTTCAGCGAAAACGGCTACAGAAATCAGGCATGATGGAATATCTGGACCTTATCGTACTCAGCTGTGAGGTGGAATCAGCGAAGCCTGACCCGGAAATACTCCGTTTCGCAATGAAACTGGCCCAATCAAAAACCTTCGATACTCTTTTCGTGGGAGACAGCGCAGGCAGTGATATGGGAGCCGCAAACGCTGCTGGAATTGATTTTGTTTTCGTTCAGCCGGACGGGAATTATTCGTCTCCCGGCCCGAGGATTCTGGAAATACGGAAGACCGCTGATCTTTCTAAATGGTTGAAGATGGAAACGTGTTAA
- a CDS encoding Mrp/NBP35 family ATP-binding protein, with the protein MSNEKMAPYKLEKSPADKSILVLSGKGGVGKSTVAANLAISLSLQGYATGLLDTDFHGPSIPKLLGMEGTTLTSPDGKRLNPAEIGSLKVISVDFMLGSRTDAVIWRGPMKMNVIKQLFEDVNWGELDYMIIDCPPGTGDEPLSVVQLIPEPTGAVIVTTPQEISLSDVRRSIQFCHTLKLPVLGVIENMSGFVCPHCGERTELFGSGGGERMASEMGVPFLGRIPIEPEIVLSGDNGKPFVNHNGNSAFAKDFNGIVKDIVEKV; encoded by the coding sequence ATGAGTAACGAAAAAATGGCACCTTATAAACTCGAAAAGTCCCCGGCGGATAAGAGTATTCTGGTGCTTTCGGGAAAGGGCGGAGTAGGCAAGAGTACCGTTGCGGCTAACCTTGCCATTTCACTTTCCCTTCAGGGTTATGCTACAGGGCTCCTGGATACGGATTTTCACGGTCCCAGCATACCAAAACTTCTTGGCATGGAGGGAACGACTCTTACATCACCCGACGGTAAAAGGCTTAATCCCGCAGAAATTGGATCTCTGAAAGTGATTTCCGTTGATTTCATGCTCGGCAGCAGAACCGATGCTGTAATCTGGCGGGGACCCATGAAGATGAATGTCATCAAGCAGCTTTTTGAAGATGTTAACTGGGGAGAGCTTGATTACATGATTATTGACTGTCCTCCTGGAACCGGTGATGAACCCCTTTCGGTTGTTCAGCTCATCCCTGAACCTACAGGCGCTGTTATCGTAACCACTCCACAGGAAATATCTCTCTCCGACGTAAGGCGTTCAATTCAGTTCTGTCACACCCTTAAGCTCCCGGTACTGGGAGTCATCGAGAATATGTCAGGATTCGTCTGTCCACATTGTGGTGAGAGAACAGAGTTGTTCGGCTCAGGCGGGGGAGAGAGAATGGCATCTGAAATGGGAGTGCCCTTCCTGGGAAGAATCCCGATAGAACCGGAAATTGTATTATCGGGAGACAACGGGAAACCCTTCGTTAACCATAATGGAAATTCAGCATTCGCAAAGGATTTCAACGGTATTGTAAAGGATATAGTTGAGAAAGTCTGA
- a CDS encoding MFS transporter codes for MQIKSASGERRFFRPLGGDERKSFRIHLLSAIFGGISMGVVINHEYIAVNGLNASHWQITALTMLWPVSNLLAVLINHWLDSRGRYDRAVLVFGVLSRLPVALMFFSSNVNLMLLLLLLFFASNSVILPAQNTIMKKRYSRSNRARLFGWWTSVFTLFSLPVAMLAGALLDMDFQYYRILFVVEAIFGAGEAIFLSMMARGMESTVAEKSTGRGSGHFFKSLWNIFRDDKDFAWFETYFFIYGIAFLMILPVIPFFATEKLGLDYEQYALAKGVIGQLGILLLSPLLGVRLEKLHPFRFTGIVCLLLVFYPLSMAFGNWMPDMGITFFYIAFAIFAVGMAGVRISWNISSMHFAPAGQEATYQGLHITLTALRASFAPILGSVLLHFWGYSEAFLVSSGFFALAGVLFLRRYRRRKAEGIIA; via the coding sequence ATGCAGATTAAATCGGCCAGCGGCGAGAGGAGATTCTTCCGTCCCCTGGGAGGTGATGAAAGAAAATCATTCAGGATTCATCTGCTGTCAGCCATCTTCGGTGGCATATCCATGGGAGTGGTGATAAACCACGAATACATCGCGGTAAACGGATTGAATGCGTCCCACTGGCAGATAACGGCCCTTACGATGCTCTGGCCTGTGAGCAACCTGCTTGCTGTTCTTATAAATCACTGGCTTGACAGCAGGGGAAGGTACGACAGAGCTGTTCTTGTTTTCGGAGTTCTTTCCAGGCTTCCGGTGGCGCTGATGTTCTTCTCTTCGAATGTTAACCTCATGCTGCTGCTTCTCCTACTATTCTTCGCATCCAACAGCGTCATCCTTCCCGCTCAGAACACCATTATGAAGAAACGGTACTCCCGGAGTAACAGAGCAAGACTTTTCGGCTGGTGGACAAGCGTGTTCACTCTATTCAGCCTTCCAGTTGCCATGCTTGCAGGCGCTCTGCTGGATATGGATTTCCAGTACTACAGAATTCTATTCGTGGTCGAAGCCATTTTCGGAGCAGGAGAGGCAATCTTTTTATCTATGATGGCAAGGGGCATGGAATCAACTGTGGCTGAAAAATCGACAGGCAGAGGATCTGGTCACTTTTTCAAAAGCCTGTGGAATATTTTCAGGGATGACAAAGATTTCGCATGGTTCGAGACATACTTCTTTATCTATGGTATTGCATTTCTTATGATTCTACCGGTAATACCCTTCTTCGCGACTGAGAAACTTGGTCTTGACTACGAACAGTATGCCCTGGCAAAAGGCGTAATCGGGCAGCTGGGAATACTCCTTCTTTCTCCATTATTGGGAGTCCGACTTGAGAAGCTTCATCCATTCCGTTTTACCGGTATAGTATGCCTGCTTCTTGTTTTCTATCCGCTCTCGATGGCCTTCGGAAATTGGATGCCTGATATGGGCATAACATTCTTCTATATCGCTTTCGCCATATTTGCCGTGGGAATGGCGGGTGTAAGAATATCCTGGAACATTTCCAGCATGCACTTCGCTCCTGCGGGGCAGGAAGCCACATACCAGGGTCTGCATATTACACTGACTGCGCTAAGGGCAAGTTTCGCCCCGATACTGGGCAGCGTTCTTCTGCATTTCTGGGGGTATTCGGAAGCATTTCTTGTGTCTTCGGGCTTCTTTGCCCTTGCCGGTGTTCTTTTTCTGAGAAGGTACCGGAGAAGAAAGGCTGAAGGAATTATAGCATAA